A genomic stretch from Chlamydiota bacterium includes:
- the ylmB gene encoding N-formyl-4-amino-5-aminomethyl-2-methylpyrimidine deformylase, producing the protein MEEQMEYDVTFFQQAFKKHREEFLQDYKDLLRFQTISTDAKYETELAKARVFLIDYFKNIQFSVEEWETDGHAAIFAQNLSAGKDKPTVLLYGHYDVQPVDPIDEWLSDPFEPIEKNGKIYARGALDNKGQLALMLSALKFMMTEFGELGVNVKMIIEGEEEMGSPNTIAILESRKEALKCDALLVVDLDLVSEDVPCITLGLRGLCALNVECIGSKIDLHSGMHGGMVFNPIHGLVELLSTLRDPKSGKILVEGFYEGVSEPSEKEKAMLDLQFDEKEYEKMFDAKAVGGEIAFPPAIRNWLRPTIEVNGIYGGYTGPGIKTVIPAKAYAKISCRLIDGQDPKKVQQQIQTHLEKHAPRGITVNVELQDAVEGVRANADAPILKTVSESLEEVFKNPCKYVMSGGTVGITKALQKASSGDVVMMGFGLPEDNIHAPNESFALSRFEKGFLTIVRILQKLGQKT; encoded by the coding sequence ATGGAGGAACAGATGGAGTATGATGTTACATTTTTTCAACAGGCATTTAAAAAGCATAGAGAAGAATTTTTACAAGATTATAAAGATTTGCTTCGGTTTCAAACCATTTCTACAGATGCTAAATATGAAACAGAACTTGCCAAAGCGCGCGTTTTTTTAATAGATTATTTCAAAAATATTCAGTTTTCTGTTGAAGAATGGGAAACTGATGGACATGCTGCGATTTTTGCGCAAAATTTAAGTGCAGGAAAAGATAAGCCCACAGTTTTGTTGTATGGACACTATGATGTGCAGCCTGTCGATCCTATCGACGAATGGCTCTCAGATCCCTTTGAGCCCATAGAAAAAAATGGCAAAATTTATGCAAGAGGAGCGCTCGACAATAAAGGGCAATTGGCCCTGATGCTCTCTGCACTTAAATTCATGATGACGGAATTTGGTGAACTTGGAGTGAATGTCAAAATGATCATTGAGGGAGAGGAGGAGATGGGATCGCCCAACACCATCGCGATTTTAGAAAGCAGAAAAGAAGCCCTTAAATGCGATGCGCTATTGGTGGTCGATTTGGATCTAGTTTCAGAAGATGTGCCTTGCATTACATTGGGTTTGAGAGGACTGTGCGCCCTCAATGTAGAATGCATAGGATCTAAAATCGATCTTCACAGCGGCATGCATGGAGGAATGGTGTTTAATCCCATCCATGGTCTTGTAGAACTATTGTCTACTTTACGTGATCCAAAATCTGGGAAAATCCTTGTTGAAGGATTTTATGAGGGTGTATCAGAGCCTAGCGAAAAAGAAAAAGCCATGCTCGATCTTCAGTTTGATGAAAAAGAATATGAAAAGATGTTTGATGCAAAGGCTGTGGGAGGAGAGATCGCCTTTCCACCAGCTATACGCAACTGGTTGCGTCCTACAATAGAAGTCAACGGTATTTATGGAGGCTACACTGGGCCTGGGATCAAAACTGTAATCCCTGCAAAAGCATATGCGAAAATTTCCTGCCGTTTAATTGATGGGCAGGATCCTAAAAAAGTCCAACAACAGATTCAAACGCATTTGGAAAAGCATGCACCCAGAGGCATCACGGTTAATGTGGAGTTGCAAGATGCTGTTGAAGGGGTAAGAGCCAATGCAGATGCGCCGATTTTAAAGACTGTTTCTGAGAGTTTAGAAGAGGTTTTCAAAAACCCTTGCAAATATGTTATGAGTGGTGGCACAGTGGGGATAACCAAGGCATTGCAGAAGGCCAGCTCAGGTGATGTAGTGATGATGGGATTTGGACTCCCGGAGGACAACATCCACGCACCTAATGAAAGTTTTGCGCTTTCACGGTTTGAAAAAGGCTTTTTGACAATAGTAAGAATTTTACAAAAACTTGGCCAAAAAACTTAA
- the rpsR gene encoding 30S ribosomal protein S18 yields the protein MIRQTDSFFSKRKRKCPFKQAGFKTIDYKDVETLRKFITEKGKILPRRITGVSMHFQHLIAKAIKKARHMALLPYVAGE from the coding sequence ATGATAAGACAAACAGATTCATTTTTTTCAAAAAGAAAGAGAAAATGTCCATTTAAGCAAGCGGGATTTAAGACAATCGATTACAAGGATGTCGAAACCTTGAGAAAATTTATTACAGAAAAAGGAAAAATTTTACCACGTCGTATTACAGGAGTGTCCATGCATTTTCAGCATTTGATTGCCAAAGCGATAAAAAAAGCAAGGCACATGGCTCTTTTACCTTACGTTGCAGGTGAATAA
- the htpX gene encoding Protease HtpX encodes MTFLKRLLLFFVVNFLVLTTITFIIQMLGLDQSLGFSTQALFIFCLLYGSLGSFISLLLSKRIVRWIMRIKMIPSNTHVESEKQLYAMVENLSKKAGLKSVPEIGIFQSPEMNAFATGPSKNNSLVAISSGLLENMDTKKIEAILGHEMGHIVNGDMVTMALIQGIINAFVMFFARIFAHVVLSGRNNRGRVNPWGYYLLVQLFQFVFALLGFMIVAGFSRRREYRADKKGAEFTSKEQMIGALEHLKTSVEDRQLNHASVNAFKIHTRVKWLEFLSTHPPLDKRIQALKAGF; translated from the coding sequence ATGACTTTTTTAAAAAGATTATTACTCTTTTTTGTTGTCAATTTTTTAGTACTTACAACGATTACCTTTATTATCCAAATGTTAGGACTTGATCAATCCCTTGGTTTTAGTACTCAAGCTCTTTTTATCTTTTGTTTACTCTATGGCTCCTTGGGAAGTTTTATCTCTCTTTTACTTTCAAAAAGAATTGTTCGATGGATTATGCGTATTAAAATGATTCCATCTAACACCCATGTTGAGAGCGAAAAACAACTCTATGCTATGGTCGAAAACTTATCTAAAAAAGCGGGGCTAAAAAGTGTTCCCGAAATAGGTATCTTCCAATCTCCAGAAATGAATGCGTTTGCAACAGGTCCTTCTAAAAACAACAGCCTTGTAGCAATCTCTTCTGGACTTTTAGAAAACATGGACACTAAAAAAATAGAGGCTATTTTAGGACATGAAATGGGTCATATTGTAAATGGAGATATGGTAACAATGGCCCTTATTCAAGGCATCATCAATGCATTTGTCATGTTCTTTGCACGTATCTTTGCTCATGTTGTACTCTCCGGGCGCAATAATCGTGGACGCGTTAATCCTTGGGGCTACTATCTTTTAGTACAACTTTTCCAATTTGTATTTGCGCTTCTAGGATTTATGATTGTCGCTGGATTTTCTAGAAGAAGAGAATATCGAGCAGATAAAAAAGGTGCAGAATTCACATCAAAAGAACAGATGATTGGTGCTTTAGAACATTTGAAAACAAGTGTAGAAGATCGCCAATTGAATCATGCTTCTGTAAATGCATTTAAAATCCACACGCGTGTTAAATGGCTCGAATTTCTCTCAACGCACCCACCTCTAGACAAACGTATTCAAGCGTTAAAAGCAGGATTCTAA
- the glgA gene encoding Glycogen synthase has translation MEILNVAIELAPIAKIGGLADVVLGLPLELKRQKHKVKIILPKHKLLKTKEIENLRVYKTVDCIFRKRRYQNTIYKGRVHGLDVYLVEDHTFFHLFDRKKIYGYKNDSLRFMYFCQVVIEFLKMEKHLPDILHLHDWHTSLLAYTYKETFPQAHTKTILTVHNFAYQGVCPPSYFRHVGIQNIPKAFKDQKTKTQMNLLKGGLLLADQIVTVSPTFAKEALKKIIDGRGLERIVRKIQHKYQGILNGIDYTIWDPHKDPYLAKKIKNISQITFKGWSQCKIANKIDLQKATKLAKNNKPIIACVTRLAPQKGLALIRHAIQYTLKKGGQFVLLGSSANKRSKKSFQNLKRQMDPNPNAQVYLEHSDRLVHKIFAGADFFIIPSKFEPCGITQMIALNFGTLPIVRKTGGLADTIHDVQDTHAQKKEKNGFVFVPFTKKGIEESIDRAFYFFEKKPHVLDQLKQNALHQKFDWKSSCKQYLQVYKKARR, from the coding sequence ATGGAAATTTTGAACGTCGCAATTGAGCTTGCCCCGATTGCCAAAATCGGAGGCCTTGCTGATGTCGTTTTAGGACTACCCCTAGAACTCAAACGACAAAAACACAAAGTAAAAATCATCCTCCCAAAACACAAGTTACTAAAAACCAAAGAGATAGAAAATCTCCGCGTGTATAAAACCGTCGATTGTATCTTTAGAAAGCGCCGCTATCAAAATACGATCTACAAAGGGCGCGTCCATGGACTGGATGTCTATCTAGTTGAAGATCACACCTTTTTCCACCTTTTTGATCGCAAAAAAATCTATGGGTATAAGAATGATTCTCTACGTTTTATGTATTTTTGCCAAGTGGTGATCGAATTTCTAAAAATGGAAAAACATCTACCAGACATCCTACATTTGCACGATTGGCACACCTCTCTTTTGGCCTATACCTATAAAGAAACATTTCCTCAAGCACACACAAAAACAATCCTCACCGTGCACAATTTTGCCTATCAAGGAGTCTGCCCTCCAAGTTATTTCCGTCATGTTGGCATTCAAAACATTCCCAAAGCTTTCAAAGATCAAAAAACAAAAACACAAATGAATCTTTTGAAAGGAGGTCTTCTCCTTGCCGACCAGATTGTCACTGTTTCGCCTACATTTGCCAAAGAAGCTCTGAAAAAAATCATAGATGGCAGAGGGCTTGAGCGCATTGTGAGAAAGATTCAACATAAATATCAAGGCATTCTAAATGGGATCGATTATACCATTTGGGATCCTCACAAAGATCCTTATCTTGCTAAAAAAATTAAAAATATTAGCCAAATTACCTTTAAAGGATGGAGTCAATGCAAAATAGCAAACAAAATAGACCTTCAAAAAGCCACAAAACTTGCAAAAAACAACAAACCCATCATTGCATGCGTGACAAGACTAGCGCCTCAAAAAGGCCTTGCTCTAATCCGGCATGCCATCCAGTACACCCTCAAAAAAGGCGGGCAATTCGTGCTCCTCGGCTCGAGTGCGAACAAGAGATCCAAGAAGAGTTTCCAAAATTTAAAACGGCAAATGGATCCTAATCCTAATGCCCAAGTCTATTTAGAACATTCAGATCGTCTGGTTCACAAAATTTTTGCAGGCGCCGATTTTTTTATTATCCCCTCAAAATTTGAGCCTTGCGGCATCACTCAAATGATTGCATTAAATTTTGGTACACTTCCTATCGTAAGAAAAACGGGCGGCCTTGCCGACACCATTCATGATGTACAAGACACACATGCACAAAAAAAAGAAAAAAATGGCTTTGTTTTTGTTCCCTTTACAAAAAAAGGCATTGAGGAGTCTATCGATCGCGCCTTTTACTTTTTTGAAAAAAAACCCCACGTGCTCGATCAGCTAAAACAAAATGCCCTACATCAAAAGTTTGATTGGAAATCTTCTTGTAAACAATACCTTCAAGTCTACAAAAAAGCACGCCGCTAG
- the hldE_2 gene encoding Bifunctional protein HldE has product MVKIPLHLFSDIQPKKILVIGDFILDTYTHGNIERISPEAPVPILHTQREESRLGGACNVALNLKTLSTDVEVIGAVGKDRQGQMLKSLLEQQGLNVDKLLERNVPTTTKNRLIVQGQQILRIDHEEAKFLTISEENAVIELFKESLDDVDVVVFSDYFKGFLTKRLLKEALQICKERQVISIVDPKGHDFSRYRGASLIKPNEKEAYMAARAQREEPIENVAKTLFEVACMDSLFITRASKGISVFHRNEHQHFASEIYEVKDVTGAGDTVCAMLSFCMAQNWGLDVAAELSNIAAGMSLEHVGCKSISLSELSKRLLKLHFTSKVFENENLYALNQILSKHPFSLLKIDSSMQFSANLFEKILHLENPDLELVVFLEKYDLELINILNSIHAIDYIVLSSVCLKQLLDTLHPKNIYLFKENQLTILDRKQKLFAS; this is encoded by the coding sequence ATGGTAAAAATCCCACTGCATCTTTTTTCAGATATTCAGCCCAAAAAAATCTTAGTAATAGGGGATTTTATCCTCGATACTTATACGCATGGAAATATTGAGCGTATTTCTCCAGAAGCGCCTGTGCCTATTTTACACACGCAAAGAGAAGAATCGAGGCTTGGAGGAGCCTGTAATGTCGCTTTAAATTTGAAAACACTGTCTACGGATGTAGAAGTTATTGGAGCTGTGGGAAAAGATCGTCAAGGACAGATGTTAAAAAGTTTATTAGAACAACAGGGCTTAAATGTGGATAAGCTCTTAGAGCGCAATGTTCCAACAACCACAAAAAATCGTTTGATTGTGCAAGGACAACAAATTTTACGCATTGATCATGAAGAAGCTAAGTTTTTAACCATATCGGAAGAGAATGCCGTCATCGAACTTTTTAAAGAATCGCTAGATGATGTGGATGTCGTTGTGTTTTCTGATTATTTTAAGGGGTTTTTGACAAAGCGTCTTTTGAAAGAAGCGCTGCAGATATGCAAGGAAAGACAAGTCATTTCTATTGTAGATCCCAAAGGGCATGATTTTTCAAGATATAGGGGAGCTAGCTTAATCAAACCTAATGAAAAAGAAGCCTACATGGCAGCAAGAGCCCAAAGAGAAGAGCCCATTGAAAATGTGGCCAAAACCCTTTTTGAAGTCGCGTGTATGGATTCTTTATTTATTACGCGTGCATCGAAGGGGATTAGCGTTTTTCATCGAAATGAGCACCAACATTTTGCATCTGAGATATATGAAGTGAAAGATGTGACGGGTGCAGGAGATACAGTGTGTGCAATGCTTAGTTTTTGTATGGCGCAAAATTGGGGACTGGATGTAGCTGCAGAATTGTCAAATATTGCCGCAGGAATGAGTTTGGAACATGTAGGATGTAAAAGTATCTCACTTAGCGAATTGTCCAAACGCCTTTTGAAGTTGCATTTTACATCCAAAGTATTTGAAAATGAAAACTTATATGCCCTCAATCAAATTTTATCTAAACACCCTTTTTCGCTTCTTAAAATTGACTCTTCCATGCAATTTAGCGCAAATCTTTTCGAAAAGATCCTCCACCTTGAAAACCCAGATCTTGAACTTGTCGTCTTTTTAGAAAAGTATGACCTAGAACTGATTAATATTTTAAATTCCATTCATGCGATCGATTATATTGTGCTCTCATCTGTGTGCTTAAAGCAGCTTTTAGATACTCTGCACCCTAAAAACATCTACCTTTTTAAAGAGAATCAACTCACCATCTTAGATAGAAAACAAAAACTCTTCGCAAGTTAG
- the pth gene encoding Peptidyl-tRNA hydrolase: MENDSGRVEEVDKFLIVGLGNPGLQYKLTRHNIGFKIVDALAKQFGVKLKKKKEFLAEFVKLKLDGKEVFLQKPQTFMNLSGLSVQKSAAFYRVPSSHILVICDEAYLEFGDMRLRAKGSSGGHNGLKSVQESLGTEHYPRLRFGVGGSAIQDLERFVLGRFTKDEQSVLEEFILAACHIVKTWVDEGVEKATECASKHKMALIEKGKKDEKTKKTTL; encoded by the coding sequence TTGGAAAACGATAGTGGACGTGTGGAGGAAGTAGATAAATTTTTAATTGTAGGTCTTGGAAATCCAGGGCTTCAATATAAATTGACCCGCCACAATATTGGATTTAAGATTGTGGATGCTCTGGCAAAACAGTTTGGCGTAAAACTCAAAAAGAAAAAAGAGTTTCTGGCGGAGTTTGTCAAACTCAAGTTGGATGGAAAGGAAGTTTTTTTGCAAAAACCGCAAACATTTATGAATTTAAGCGGTTTGAGTGTTCAAAAAAGCGCGGCCTTTTATCGTGTTCCTTCTTCACACATCTTAGTGATTTGTGATGAGGCGTACTTGGAATTTGGAGATATGCGCCTAAGAGCTAAAGGAAGTTCTGGGGGGCATAACGGGCTTAAAAGTGTTCAAGAGTCTTTAGGGACCGAACACTATCCTCGGCTTCGATTTGGAGTTGGTGGGAGTGCGATACAAGATTTAGAGCGCTTTGTTTTGGGTCGTTTTACTAAAGATGAACAAAGTGTGCTAGAAGAGTTTATTTTAGCCGCTTGTCACATTGTAAAAACTTGGGTAGATGAGGGAGTAGAAAAAGCGACAGAATGTGCCTCGAAGCACAAAATGGCATTAATTGAAAAAGGAAAAAAGGATGAAAAAACAAAAAAAACAACTTTATGA
- the rpsF gene encoding 30S ribosomal protein S6 → MKKQKKQLYEGMFIISTHLSEDARNHALKRVTSKIETFDGKTEKVIEMGRKKLAYEIRMHKEGYYYLIYFNADTNILAELQREFHLNEDLLRFVLEKTDRVLESLEFKKLVETEG, encoded by the coding sequence ATGAAAAAACAAAAAAAACAACTTTATGAAGGCATGTTTATCATCAGTACACATCTTAGTGAAGATGCAAGAAATCATGCACTAAAACGGGTCACATCCAAAATCGAAACATTTGATGGTAAAACAGAAAAAGTGATTGAGATGGGACGCAAAAAACTTGCCTATGAAATTCGTATGCACAAAGAGGGGTATTACTACTTGATTTATTTTAATGCGGATACCAATATTTTAGCAGAGCTTCAAAGAGAGTTTCATTTAAATGAAGATCTATTGCGTTTTGTCCTTGAAAAAACAGATCGCGTTTTAGAGAGTTTAGAATTTAAAAAACTTGTAGAAACTGAGGGATAA
- a CDS encoding PGL/p-HBAD biosynthesis glycosyltransferase — protein sequence MEPFFSIVIATHNSPDFLQKSLESIEAQKDVTKEVILVDSSSFDHCLEIAERSSIVKHVYSMVYFHRYKMFNKGLQLANGKYVHFFYSGDFFLSSYSLKQLQSLIEKTEYPDAIFGAGIVYDFYDGRRKIRGPISKKKLERGNLTTDLPACSFNIEKLRKMKGFNPDIYMRGGFELLSRYHTKPQMRFVTTNRVLTDHQFRVPTLDEYVKYNLETPRIIKTHFGFWKMLYYLFTHNYFLILRYWGKKAYLSYQRK from the coding sequence ATGGAACCATTTTTTTCAATTGTCATTGCGACGCACAATTCGCCAGACTTTTTGCAAAAAAGCTTAGAGAGCATTGAAGCGCAGAAAGATGTGACGAAAGAAGTGATTTTGGTCGATTCGTCTAGTTTTGATCACTGTTTGGAAATTGCAGAGCGCTCTTCAATTGTTAAACATGTCTACAGCATGGTCTATTTCCATCGCTATAAGATGTTTAACAAAGGTTTGCAATTGGCAAACGGCAAATATGTGCACTTTTTCTATTCTGGAGACTTTTTTCTCTCTTCTTATAGTTTGAAACAATTGCAGAGTTTAATTGAAAAAACAGAGTATCCAGATGCCATTTTTGGGGCGGGCATTGTCTATGATTTTTATGATGGTCGAAGAAAAATTCGCGGCCCTATCTCCAAAAAAAAATTGGAGAGGGGGAATTTAACCACCGATCTTCCTGCTTGCTCGTTTAACATAGAAAAGTTGAGAAAAATGAAAGGCTTTAACCCCGACATTTATATGAGAGGTGGGTTTGAACTTTTGAGCCGCTATCATACCAAACCACAAATGCGTTTTGTGACGACAAACCGCGTTTTGACAGATCACCAATTTAGGGTGCCGACATTGGATGAATATGTGAAATATAATTTAGAAACACCGCGTATCATCAAAACACATTTTGGTTTTTGGAAAATGCTCTACTATCTTTTTACGCACAATTATTTCCTTATTTTGCGCTACTGGGGCAAAAAAGCATATCTTTCTTACCAAAGAAAATAA
- the hldD gene encoding ADP-L-glycero-D-manno-heptose-6-epimerase has protein sequence MKRFENQLIIITGGAGCIGSCVCKYLNENSNSNVVIVDDLKQSEKWKNLVGKQFFDFIPKHELFDWMEGKQSEIDAIIHLGASSDSLAKDAGYYLDNNYKFSQKLVDYALKNDHRFIYASSFATYGKGEMGFVDDEANLEKLKPLNLYAFSKHLFDLWLKRERMLDQVVGLKFFNVFGPNEYYKGPKASMIYQMYEQVKKEGSVKLFKEGGQKRDFIYAKDVAAIICGFLTTKHVGIYNVGSGQEHSWNEIVEILSKAMETKIGIEYIDIPKELEKQYQDYTKADVTKLKGTGLLQVTPLEDAIQDYVHNYLDKELTW, from the coding sequence ATGAAACGATTTGAAAATCAACTCATTATTATTACGGGCGGAGCTGGATGTATTGGTTCTTGTGTCTGTAAATATTTAAATGAAAATAGTAATTCAAATGTGGTCATTGTCGATGATCTAAAACAATCTGAAAAGTGGAAAAACCTAGTCGGAAAACAGTTTTTCGATTTTATTCCAAAGCATGAATTGTTTGATTGGATGGAAGGAAAACAGAGTGAAATTGATGCCATCATTCATCTCGGAGCATCTTCAGATAGTTTAGCTAAAGATGCGGGGTATTATCTCGACAATAATTACAAATTTTCTCAAAAACTTGTGGATTATGCTCTTAAAAATGATCACCGTTTTATTTATGCATCCTCTTTTGCAACATATGGTAAAGGAGAGATGGGATTTGTGGATGATGAAGCCAATTTAGAAAAACTCAAACCTCTTAATTTGTACGCTTTTTCTAAGCATTTATTTGATTTGTGGCTAAAGCGTGAAAGAATGTTGGATCAAGTTGTTGGACTTAAATTTTTTAACGTGTTTGGACCCAATGAATATTACAAAGGTCCAAAGGCATCGATGATTTATCAGATGTATGAACAAGTAAAAAAGGAAGGTTCGGTCAAACTTTTTAAAGAGGGAGGCCAAAAGCGTGATTTTATCTACGCAAAAGATGTGGCTGCTATCATTTGTGGGTTTTTAACCACAAAGCACGTAGGCATATACAATGTGGGCAGTGGACAAGAACATTCATGGAATGAAATTGTTGAGATTTTATCTAAGGCTATGGAAACAAAAATTGGCATTGAATACATTGACATCCCAAAAGAACTTGAAAAGCAGTATCAAGATTATACAAAAGCAGATGTGACAAAATTAAAAGGCACGGGTCTTTTACAAGTCACACCGCTCGAAGATGCAATTCAAGATTATGTACACAACTACTTGGATAAAGAACTGACATGGTAA
- the rplY gene encoding 50S ribosomal protein L25 produces the protein MELLTSKREQNGKNDNKRLRRQRQIPAVVYGQGEAQSISIALNDFEAFLRKIPKGELSTARFSLAVDKEKVEVLVKDVQYAKTSYDILHLDFLKLDKKQLVTVNVPVRFTGQMACPGLKLGGVLRPVMRTVKIRCLPDQIPSHFEIDVSQLSLKQSKRVKDIQFSKDIRVVSKMDEVVGLIGKR, from the coding sequence ATGGAGCTTTTAACCTCAAAGAGGGAACAGAATGGAAAAAACGATAACAAACGTCTAAGAAGGCAAAGGCAGATCCCTGCAGTCGTCTATGGTCAAGGGGAAGCACAATCAATTAGCATAGCGCTTAATGATTTTGAAGCTTTTTTAAGAAAGATACCCAAGGGTGAACTTTCCACCGCTAGATTTTCTTTGGCTGTGGACAAGGAAAAGGTAGAAGTACTTGTCAAAGATGTACAGTATGCAAAGACATCTTACGATATTTTGCATTTAGATTTTTTGAAACTGGATAAAAAGCAGCTTGTAACGGTGAATGTGCCTGTGCGTTTTACGGGGCAAATGGCGTGTCCAGGGTTGAAACTAGGTGGCGTGCTTCGTCCTGTGATGAGAACAGTGAAGATCCGCTGTTTACCAGATCAGATTCCTTCCCATTTTGAAATCGATGTGTCTCAATTGAGCTTGAAGCAGTCAAAACGCGTAAAAGACATTCAATTTTCAAAAGATATCAGAGTGGTTTCAAAGATGGATGAAGTGGTAGGATTAATTGGAAAACGATAG
- the rplI gene encoding 50S ribosomal protein L9, which translates to MENQYLLTQDVDGLGRSGDLVPFAKIKPGFLRNFLLPKKKAVRASKHTIRLQEKLKQERKKQTLLDVEEAKKIIESLKGKTFETKTKVDAEGHMYGSVSQTDIVKLLKENGIEIDKKMVRIPGAIKSLGDHTISLHLKEGVLTDFVLKVLPEEETPTEPEPKAEA; encoded by the coding sequence ATGGAGAATCAATATTTATTGACACAAGATGTGGATGGACTTGGACGTAGTGGAGATTTAGTTCCTTTTGCAAAGATCAAACCTGGATTTTTACGCAATTTTCTTCTTCCTAAAAAAAAGGCTGTGCGTGCATCAAAGCATACGATTCGTCTGCAAGAAAAGCTTAAACAAGAGCGTAAAAAACAAACGCTACTCGATGTAGAAGAAGCAAAAAAGATTATAGAGAGTCTAAAGGGAAAAACGTTTGAAACTAAAACAAAAGTCGATGCAGAGGGTCACATGTATGGCTCTGTTTCTCAAACAGACATTGTCAAATTGCTCAAAGAAAATGGCATTGAAATAGACAAAAAAATGGTCCGCATTCCAGGAGCGATCAAATCTCTTGGCGATCACACAATATCGCTACATCTAAAAGAAGGAGTTTTAACCGACTTTGTCTTAAAAGTTCTTCCAGAAGAAGAGACACCTACCGAGCCTGAGCCCAAAGCTGAAGCTTAA
- the pgsA_1 gene encoding CDP-diacylglycerol--glycerol-3-phosphate 3-phosphatidyltransferase, with amino-acid sequence MFKNVAHFLTLFRLFVGPIFLYIYSRPELLRLSPFYAYFMLLLLLVLSEASDLLDGFMARNFGKVTKFGKILDPMADSICRLSIFFTFTLPPVQLPLILVFMFLYRDMMIGALRTLVSLNGKALAARPSGKIKAVVQAVALFGIVICLILFSHEYINLSQLQAISFWMAFVAAIYAVISGIEYIIAHLRHILKLI; translated from the coding sequence ATGTTTAAAAATGTTGCACACTTTTTAACTCTATTTCGCCTCTTTGTCGGGCCGATTTTTTTGTATATCTATTCTAGACCAGAACTTTTGAGACTATCTCCTTTTTATGCCTATTTTATGTTGCTTCTCTTGCTTGTTTTATCAGAAGCCAGTGATCTTTTAGATGGATTTATGGCACGCAATTTTGGAAAAGTGACAAAATTTGGAAAAATTTTAGATCCAATGGCAGATTCGATTTGCCGCTTATCGATCTTTTTTACGTTCACACTGCCTCCTGTTCAGCTTCCTTTGATTTTGGTATTCATGTTTTTATACCGTGATATGATGATAGGTGCTCTAAGAACGTTGGTATCGTTAAATGGCAAAGCTTTGGCTGCAAGGCCCTCTGGAAAAATAAAAGCTGTTGTACAGGCCGTTGCCCTTTTTGGCATTGTGATCTGCTTGATTCTCTTTTCTCATGAGTATATAAATTTAAGTCAGCTTCAGGCGATTAGCTTTTGGATGGCCTTTGTTGCGGCGATTTACGCTGTGATTTCTGGAATTGAATACATCATTGCGCACTTGCGCCACATTCTAAAACTCATTTAA